From a region of the Pseudanabaena sp. ABRG5-3 genome:
- a CDS encoding HesB/IscA family protein: MITLTDAAIARVKNLQSQRATTAPLRLGIKQGGCSGLSYLMDFVDQLEADDNQYEYNGVKIVINNSNLPQLQGLELDYTEDLLGGGFRFRNPNASKSCSCGTSFATPKELGAPVACS, translated from the coding sequence ATGATTACATTGACTGATGCCGCGATCGCGCGTGTAAAAAATCTTCAGAGCCAGCGTGCCACCACTGCACCACTACGTTTAGGTATTAAGCAGGGTGGTTGTTCGGGTTTGTCTTATTTAATGGACTTTGTTGATCAACTCGAAGCCGATGACAATCAATACGAATACAATGGCGTAAAAATTGTGATCAACAACAGCAATTTACCCCAGTTGCAAGGGCTAGAACTTGACTATACCGAAGACCTCTTAGGCGGCGGGTTCCGTTTCCGCAATCCTAATGCTAGCAAGTCTTGCAGTTGTGGAACTTCCTTTGCCACTCCCAAAGAACTTGGCGCACCTGTAGCTTGTAGCTAA
- a CDS encoding GFA family protein, with protein MSLSHPSASKVKMLGGCHCGAIRFQVSVSNYKALDCNCSICQKKGILHLIVPPEDFELLQGNDHLSTYTFNTGIAKHHFCKTCGIHPFYRPRSHPNDYDVNVRCLDGDAMSLFEIVPFNGRHWEENIQQIT; from the coding sequence ATGTCCTTATCCCATCCTTCAGCATCAAAAGTCAAAATGTTAGGTGGCTGTCACTGTGGAGCGATTCGCTTTCAAGTGAGCGTGAGCAACTACAAAGCTCTCGATTGCAATTGTTCAATTTGTCAGAAAAAGGGAATCCTACATTTGATTGTTCCCCCTGAAGACTTTGAGCTATTGCAGGGTAACGATCATTTATCGACTTACACCTTTAACACAGGAATTGCGAAGCATCATTTTTGTAAAACCTGTGGCATTCATCCTTTTTACCGTCCGCGATCGCATCCTAACGATTACGATGTAAATGTACGCTGTCTAGATGGTGATGCAATGTCTCTCTTTGAAATCGTGCCTTTTAATGGCAGACATTGGGAAGAAAATATTCAACAAATTACTTAG
- a CDS encoding LL-diaminopimelate aminotransferase, producing MQFADRLQPLQSNVFADMDNAKSRVKASGKQVIDLSLGSSDLPTDKFILEAIAEALNDTSTHGYSLFGSTLGFREAAAGWIQQRFGVTVDPETEVLPLIGSQEGTAHLPLALLNPNDFAILQDPGYPSHYGGIHMASGQVYGMPLLAENNFLPIFADIPSAVLAQSKMMVLSYPHNPTTATASLEFFQSAVNFCQQHNLALVHDFPYVDLVFDRSAQPSILQADRDRQVSIEFFTMSKSYNMGGFRVGFAVGNRELIKALRQIKAVVDFNQYQGIMRGAIKALAGDRAPIDRVVTTFQERRDVMIDALKEIGWTVPTPTATMYLWAKLPDRYAHDSVNFCLDLIAKTGVALSPGAGFGKHGEGYVRFALVHSPEVLREAATKIGQFIR from the coding sequence ATGCAATTTGCAGATCGCCTTCAGCCTCTCCAGTCCAATGTGTTTGCCGATATGGACAACGCCAAAAGTCGCGTCAAAGCATCAGGTAAACAAGTAATTGATCTATCGTTGGGTTCATCGGACTTACCCACTGATAAATTTATTTTAGAGGCGATCGCTGAAGCATTAAACGATACTAGTACTCACGGCTATTCTCTGTTTGGCAGTACATTAGGCTTTCGGGAAGCCGCAGCAGGATGGATCCAACAACGATTTGGAGTAACTGTCGATCCTGAAACAGAAGTATTGCCACTTATTGGCTCACAGGAAGGAACAGCCCATTTACCATTAGCCTTACTAAACCCTAATGATTTTGCCATCTTGCAAGACCCCGGCTATCCCTCCCACTATGGCGGGATTCACATGGCAAGCGGTCAAGTATATGGAATGCCCTTACTTGCCGAAAATAACTTTTTGCCAATATTTGCTGATATTCCATCGGCAGTATTAGCCCAGTCGAAAATGATGGTATTGAGCTATCCCCACAATCCCACAACAGCAACCGCTTCTTTAGAGTTTTTCCAGTCGGCGGTTAACTTTTGCCAACAGCATAATCTCGCACTAGTTCATGATTTCCCCTATGTCGATCTCGTATTTGATCGCTCAGCCCAGCCTTCAATCTTGCAAGCTGATCGCGATCGCCAAGTCTCTATCGAATTTTTCACTATGTCTAAGTCCTATAACATGGGGGGGTTCCGTGTTGGTTTTGCTGTTGGTAATCGCGAACTGATCAAGGCTCTACGCCAAATCAAAGCTGTGGTCGATTTCAATCAATACCAAGGAATCATGAGGGGAGCCATCAAAGCTCTAGCAGGCGATCGCGCACCAATTGATCGCGTAGTCACAACATTTCAAGAGCGCCGTGATGTCATGATCGATGCCCTCAAAGAGATCGGCTGGACAGTCCCCACACCGACTGCCACCATGTACCTCTGGGCGAAATTACCAGATCGCTATGCCCATGATTCCGTCAACTTCTGTCTTGATTTGATTGCTAAAACTGGAGTTGCACTCTCCCCTGGAGCAGGTTTTGGCAAACATGGTGAAGGCTATGTGCGATTTGCTTTAGTCCATTCCCCTGAAGTTTTACGAGAAGCTGCTACTAAAATTGGTCAGTTTATTCGCTAA